The Mangifera indica cultivar Alphonso chromosome 12, CATAS_Mindica_2.1, whole genome shotgun sequence DNA window GTATTATGAAGTACTGGATATTCCTTTGCCGGAACTTCAAGGCCTGAAGATGTTGAAGGTTGCTTTTCATCATGCTACAAAGGATGAAGTGAGTGCAGATTATGAGACTAAGTTTTCTAATCATTATTGATTTTACAGTACACTGTTAAGTTTTGTGCCTCACACAGAATCTTGGTTATGTTCTCAGGTTATGATTCATACAATTAGATTGCCAAAACAGAGCACTGTAGGTGATGTGATCAATGACCTCAAGACAAAGGTTACTATTGAAACTCtggttttcaaatttataaatatttcttgaTAGACTTGTATTCAGAAGTTGACATTTTAGTCTAAACTTCATGTACAGAGCCAAAATATTCGGTTTTGATTGCTATGGAAAATGaacttattttctaaaatacaGGTCGAGTTGTCTCATCCTGATGCTGAGCTTAGATTGCTTGAAGTTTTCTATCACAAGATTTACAAGGTATATGAACAAATTTATGGTAAATGAGGTCTGTtctatttgtaattttcaacAAGGATACCATCTGATAGGAGGTAAACTTGGTTGAACTGATTAAGGACCCTGATTATTTCAGTTGGTTCATTTGTTCAGCGATTTACATTCACAGACTTTGCTATACTCTTTTATTCTATCTatgcttttataatttttaatataaaaaatgtcttATCTTTAATAGTAAATTTAGTCTGGTTCTAAAAATCTCTTCAAAGCTTTAATAATTGTAAGGGCTGGTTTCAGTTCAAGTATGAAGAGGTTTCATTTTGTTGAAGTCTTTTTTGTTGACTACTAGTGCTCCCTTTTGGAATTCCTTGTCTTAATAAATTTCGTGTCTCGAATGGAAAAAATGAAGTTCCAAGAGCTTTTCTCTTTAATTGATGTTTTGCGATAAGTGCTTTTGCTGTCTTGTAATTCTGAAATTCAATACCTAAAATGTAAGAGGGGAAAGAGAAATTAACTCTGTAAATACGTTTTGCAGATTTTCCCACTTAGTGAGAAGATTGAGAATATTAATGACCAATACTGGACCTTACGTGCTGAGGAGGTGAGTCTCTATTGTGTCTGGCAGATTTTACAGATTTCGTTTGTATACTAATTCTCAAAGGTTTTTGTATtgctttttttcctttttgctgCGTTATTGAACCAGATTCCAGAAGAGGAGAAAAACTTCGGTCCTCTTGATCGACTGATTcatgtttatcattttatgaAAGACACAGCTCAAAATCAAGTGGTAAGTtcattgatatttttgtttgttttgatataattgaattcatttataaataatagtcTGCTGTGACAATTAGTATTGATCACTCGGTGAACTGTGCTACAGATATATGTGCTTGTTCTCTCTCTTTACTCTGTTTTTCTCAATGGTTGTATTAACAGCAGGTTCAAAATTTTGGGGAACCGTTTTTCCTTGTTATTCGTGAGGGAGAAACGTTAGCTGAAGTTAAAGTGCGGATCCAGAAAAAATTGCAGGTTCCAGAAGAAGAATTCTCAAAggtattttctttctctttgcaTTACTTTGGTTTCATACTCTTGAAAGAGGAATTACGAGGAACTGAATTCTGTTTATGCGAACTAATTCTCAACATCACTGGGATTTTGTTCTGTTTGTCAGTCTtttaggtgttttttttttccagatgCCATATTCTCCAAAGTTTAACAGATTGTTAAATATATTaaccctttctttttctttccctaaTGAATTTGCTCTCAGTGGAAGTTTGCATTTTTGTCACTGGGTCGACCTGAGTATCTTCAGGACTCTGACATTGTATCTAGTCGTTTTCAGGTTTGTTCTGTCCCTTACCTCAACCATTTTCTTCTCAGATTGTTCTGTTGTCTGTGAAGTCTTATCTTGTTTTGTTATCATAATTTTAGCGAAGGGATGTTTATGGTGCTTGGGAGCAGTATCTTGGATTAGAACACACAGACAACGCCCCTAAGAGGTCATATGCAGCCAATCAGGTACAAATGACTTGAATCatcatttgtttaattatttaacaatttgtgGTCGGAGTTACCATCAATAGCTAACATCTAGGGTTCCCTATGCTAGAAACCTTTTCCTGTTGAATCCTCATTGATAAATCAGTAACTACTGTAGAAATGGAagtctagttttttttttttttggtgtggTTTGGTGGATGGTTAAATTTCTACAGTGCAGACAACAACCACTACCAAGAAAAAACTAAAGTTCAATCTTGTAGGAGATCATATATGTGTGCATGGATTCTCTGTTTGACCTAACTTAAATTTTGCAGAACCGTCACACGTTCGAGAAGCCAGTAAAAATCTACAATTAGGATAAGACAGATGATTTACCATAAGTGTGTTGAACAGAATCTATTTCCCAGTGGCATTTTCAGCTTTGTGAAAAGAGCTGAGAAACCGGAGCAGAGATTTGCAGCTTATCATGACAAAAGACAATTATCAATTACATTCGCCTGTGTGAATTCTTTCAGCGGTGTGGGGGGGCAGCCCAGAACTTATGTGATATGGTTGAGATATAGCATGGACCGTTCTTCTCTGGGGTGAGTAGTAGGTTGCAATTGaaggtttaatttaaaatgtcgTTTAGTACATAAGATTTTGAGGTAGTGGCTGTATAGAGGGTATAGTTGTGTGTTGAAATTGCTGTGGTTTTTACTTCTAATCTGAATCTCCCTTCGTGGTCATAATAGATTTGATGGCGGGAACATGTGGGAGGTCTGTATAATTGTCTGTCTGCTTCTGTTTTTTGGGCTTTCCAGGATTTATGCAATAGATttgcagcagcagcagctttatgatttttctttaatcttcttgttataagtatttttgtttttgttcagATTGATTCATGGTAATTCTCCGAGTCCAATTGGCTGTTGTGTTATAGGCATCAGTGGTATttctagtgaaaaaaaaaatattaaaaaatttacaaattcagcAATACCACAAGAATATTCAATTAGTTGAAGATGTCCAATGGTACAATTAAGAGAACGAGAGTCCAAACCCACTTGTGCCCCAAGTTATATTCCTTGGCCCTTGTTTCCAAGTTCTTCTCATAATAACGCCAACTTGAGGGTCACTATCCAGTCTCAATCAGCCAGGCCTTTCAACATTAAGAAATGATGTTCAACAGTATTGTTGTTTTTATGGACCATTCATGcacccaaaaatttaaaatttagctTACCTTATCAGAATTTACATTTATATGAAAGTGATGTATATATTGCTCTTGTTTGCTTCACCCATGACTGATTCCAGAAGAACCAAGTCAATATTCTAACGTGTCTTTATTTGACGCCACTACTGAATCTCCACGCAACACGACACCCTGTACCTTATCCTTTTAATACCgttcataaaaatttttttttttcaacaaaaatcgCAATATGAAAATGTATTCTTATTAAAGATGCAGTATGTGCTTATGTAATGCTGCCTAAAACATGTTAAcacattttcttaaattaaaaaaattaattggtttttcatcttttttgatGAAAACCCAAATACCATTGATTTAGTGAGTCCAAATTGAATGCTAATGTGCCAAACTCTAAGATATATAGCTCATTCACATTCTATATTGGGTTTTTGTGTGACCTACTATAAACATATCTTCCTGCAATATGTTTATAGTGAGTCACATAAAAACCCAAAGCCTAAAAACACCcataaaaaaacacatttaatcGCCTAAGTCTTtgtattaaaatgtataaaacataacaaaaattaagttaCTAACCTTTTCAATCATTTTGATTGCTGTAAAAGTAGCGTAGATCACCGGTGAAAGTCACGGTAGATGGATAGCTGAACGCGTATGGCTGGGTTTGTGAATTTTGTGTGTTTGGCTTTTCCCTTTCCAATTTTCTAGTTTCTCTTACTGaagggcagtttcgtcattacATGGTTATTGGGTATATATGCTTAATATTGGTAAAACTGGATAAATTTGCTTTGATAACCTGATTTTtgggcatttaatttaatttaatttaatttcccagaAGAAAATGCCTTAAATTCTTCATACATTTGCACGTCTTCTCCTATTTGTGTATGCATGAGAGTAAGAATATAACAAATGCCATTCACTCCgtaaaaacaaagagaaaatcgTTAACAAGCGGCCATGTTCCTGAGTTGTGTTTTTTTCCCACCACCACCTTCGTTCTTCGTCACAGCTATGTCTGTGGTGACTGTGGTCTCAATGGCAAATGGAGGTTACTCTGAAACCAAGGGAAAGCATGTTCAATATTCCAAGTTTTTTCACAGTAACTCTGAGAAATCTGCGGCAAAACAGGCTAAAGTTTCAAGCAGAAATGGGATGCTTGTCCTTTATACGCCTGCTTTTCTTGCCGgtctttcttctttctggctATTTCCTGATGAGGGTTTCAGGTTTCTTTTGCTTAAGTCCGCTCTCACCTTCCATTTCTTCAAGAGAATTTTTGAGGTAATTCATACATGTTAATTTCTGAATTTGTTTTACATGAATGAATCAAAATGGCCTTTGTCTGTTGCAGaaattaacaacttttttcAACActtatttaaataagtttaatttgtatTCCTTTTTCTCCCCTCTCACTTCAAATTTACAATCTGTGATAATTTTCTCACAAACAAAGCGTagaaaaggattttttttttgttttctatataatGATTCAGGATGGAAAATTCTTGTTCTATATATGTTTCATACTGTAAGTTAGATGTATATTTTGATCATGTTACTGAATCTATAGCATGAGGAAACTGTATGCACATCATTAGAAtgcaaattaatattcattattagtACACTTGTAATTCTTAGAGTTTAGAATTATAAACATTGATTGTGGAGATGATGTAAGACCTTGAATTTTGATTCTGaacaatgatattttatttattttttttaaattgagataTATTTCGAATTTTAGCTCATCCTTGAAGTTGAagacaaaaaatatgtataaaaactaATTGTTCTGCAGTGTTTACTACAGGTATTGTTCATTCATAAATATAGTGGTTCAATGACTCTTGAATCTGCAATTGTTATCACTGTAAGCTATTTCATATCTACTGCAACCATGATATTTTCTCAACACTTATCACAAGGATTGCCAGAGCCATCGATTGATTTCAAGTATTTTGGGGTGATTGTGTTCTTGTTGGGAATAATTGGTAACTTCTACCATCACTTGCTCCTCTCAGAAATGAGAAAAGATGGTGAAAAACAGTATAAAATTCCCAATGGAGGTTTGTTTGACAAAGTAGTGTGCCCACATTATCTATTTGAGATATTAGTGTTTTGGGGATTTGCTTTTATTTCTCAAACTCTGTATGCATTTTCAATTGCTTTAGGCACAAGTTTTTACTTGATAGGAAGGAGCTTTGCCACTAGGAATTGGTACCAatccaaatttgagaatttccCAAAAGATGTCAAGGCTGTTTTTCCTTATTTGTTGTAAAAATGAACGAAAtttggaataaaattttatttgataatgatTCAAAACTGGTGTATATTGTTAGTTTCTAACACGATAGCTATCCTGCTAAAAGCTTTGTGTGCAAGGCAGACCCATCAGACTTCCCAGCTTGCCTCTCAAGCTGGAACCAGTGCTTTTTAGCGTTTCATTGAAACTCATCTTGCCTTCAATCTGTAGTTGTTGGAGAGGCCACTCCAAGTTCCTATGAAGACTGGCCTTGGCAACAATGAAGATACTGAGAGAAGCATTTGTGTACATGAACTTTGCTGATCTGCCCTCTCGAGGTCTGATATAAAACTGGGAAAGAGGATT harbors:
- the LOC123193719 gene encoding steroid 5-alpha-reductase DET2-like isoform X1 — translated: MFLSCVFFPPPPSFFVTAMSVVTVVSMANGGYSETKGKHVQYSKFFHSNSEKSAAKQAKVSSRNGMLVLYTPAFLAGLSSFWLFPDEGFRFLLLKSALTFHFFKRIFECLLQVLFIHKYSGSMTLESAIVITVSYFISTATMIFSQHLSQGLPEPSIDFKYFGVIVFLLGIIGNFYHHLLLSEMRKDGEKQYKIPNGGLFDKVVCPHYLFEILVFWGFAFISQTLYAFSIALGTSFYLIGRSFATRNWYQSKFENFPKDVKAVFPYLL
- the LOC123193719 gene encoding steroid 5-alpha-reductase DET2-like isoform X2; this encodes MFLSCVFFPPPPSFFVTAMSVVTVVSMANGGYSETKGKHVQYSKFFHSNSEKSAAKQAKVSSRNGMLVLYTPAFLAGLSSFWLFPDEGFRFLLLKSALTFHFFKRIFEVLFIHKYSGSMTLESAIVITVSYFISTATMIFSQHLSQGLPEPSIDFKYFGVIVFLLGIIGNFYHHLLLSEMRKDGEKQYKIPNGGLFDKVVCPHYLFEILVFWGFAFISQTLYAFSIALGTSFYLIGRSFATRNWYQSKFENFPKDVKAVFPYLL